A window of Ruania suaedae contains these coding sequences:
- the ribD gene encoding bifunctional diaminohydroxyphosphoribosylaminopyrimidine deaminase/5-amino-6-(5-phosphoribosylamino)uracil reductase RibD produces the protein MSLPRDRDHDLVVDALDHAIELSARGLGRVSPNPAVGCVILDIEGHTVGEGWHQRPGGPHAEVAAIADAAERVFAPDEAPEGFLGGCTAVVTLEPCPHTGRTGPCTEALLEAGVSRVVYALEDPLHGGGADVLRHYGVEVHGPGSALVPDAQARAATLVLEPWSTAQRTGRPHVTWKFAATLDGRSAAADGSSRWITGEQARADVHRLRDEADAVLIGAGTQRADDPQLTVRPAPPDGRQPLRVVLDPRGTTAADSRILDDAAPTLVLGVTDLHEVLAILYERDVRSVLLEGGPRLAGSFFAAGLVDRVVAYLAPALLGAGAAALADAGVSTLAGAHRLEPVEVTTLGADLRLIARPVRRTEP, from the coding sequence ATGTCCCTTCCGCGTGATCGCGACCACGACCTGGTCGTCGACGCCCTCGATCACGCCATCGAGCTGAGCGCCCGCGGACTGGGCCGGGTCAGCCCGAACCCCGCCGTCGGGTGCGTGATCCTCGACATCGAGGGTCACACCGTGGGCGAGGGGTGGCATCAGCGCCCCGGCGGCCCGCACGCCGAGGTCGCCGCGATCGCCGACGCCGCGGAACGGGTCTTCGCACCCGACGAGGCGCCGGAGGGGTTCCTGGGCGGCTGCACCGCCGTGGTCACCCTCGAACCCTGCCCGCACACCGGGCGGACGGGCCCCTGCACCGAGGCGCTGCTCGAGGCCGGGGTCTCCCGCGTGGTCTACGCGCTCGAGGACCCCCTGCACGGCGGCGGGGCCGACGTCCTGCGCCACTATGGCGTCGAGGTGCACGGCCCCGGCAGTGCGCTGGTGCCGGACGCGCAGGCCCGGGCGGCCACGCTCGTGCTCGAACCCTGGTCGACGGCGCAGCGCACCGGCCGCCCGCACGTCACCTGGAAGTTTGCCGCCACCCTCGACGGGCGGTCCGCGGCCGCCGACGGCAGCAGCCGGTGGATCACCGGTGAGCAGGCTCGTGCCGACGTCCACCGGCTGCGTGACGAGGCCGACGCAGTGCTCATCGGGGCGGGGACCCAGCGCGCCGACGATCCGCAGCTGACCGTGCGGCCGGCGCCGCCGGACGGGCGCCAGCCGCTCCGGGTGGTCCTCGACCCCCGCGGCACCACCGCTGCGGACTCGCGCATCCTCGACGACGCCGCCCCCACCCTGGTGCTGGGCGTGACCGATCTGCACGAGGTGCTCGCCATCCTGTACGAGCGTGACGTCAGGTCGGTGCTGCTCGAGGGTGGCCCGCGCCTGGCCGGCTCGTTCTTCGCCGCCGGTCTGGTCGATCGCGTGGTCGCCTATCTCGCCCCTGCCCTGCTCGGCGCCGGCGCGGCGGCACTCGCCGATGCGGGCGTGAGCACCCTTGCGGGCGCCCACCGTCTCGAGCCGGTCGAGGTC